One window from the genome of Salvia miltiorrhiza cultivar Shanhuang (shh) chromosome 7, IMPLAD_Smil_shh, whole genome shotgun sequence encodes:
- the LOC130993297 gene encoding LOW QUALITY PROTEIN: uncharacterized protein LOC130993297 (The sequence of the model RefSeq protein was modified relative to this genomic sequence to represent the inferred CDS: deleted 1 base in 1 codon) gives MIMLRKCLESESGSSRTVLCGYIDHFQSTVSHDVGWGCGWRNIQMLSSHLIKQRQEARQVLYGGSGFVPNIESLQRWLELAWEKGFDPPGSDDFDRKIYGTEKWIGTTECAALFRSFGLRARIVDFSTRKATEVYGPMDRFLSKGKVGSSVSVSSGKESYRDSSVLPGIQGKGHQVLARWVWKYFSSSNADRSGNHRVVLSEKSPLYFQHDGHSRTIVGIQTKSERNGMQQYNLLILDPGERTGALEKSLRENAGWQKLIKRGTHTLKKPQYQLCYIDPGIASGEELEELKDIHSVLHEL, from the exons ATGATTATGCTGAGAAAATGTTTGGAATCAGAATCAGGAAGCTCAAGAACTGTATTGTGTGGGTATATTGATCATTTTCAGAGCACTGTATCCCATGATGTTGGTTGGGGATGTGGGTGGCGTAATATCCAGATGCTCAGCTCTCACTTGATCAAACAAAGACAAGAAGCAAGACAAGTCCTTTATGGTGGTTCTGGGTTTGTACCTAATATTGAATCACTTCAGAGATGGCTTGAACTTGCCTGGGAAAAAGGTTTCGACCCCCCTGGCTCAGATGATTTTGATCGGAAAATCTATGGCACAGAGAAA TGGATTGGGACCACCGAGTGTGCTGCACTATTCCGTTCCTTTGGTCTGCGTGCCAGAATTGTGGATTTTTCTACTAGGAAAGCCACAGAGGTTTATGGTCCAATGGACAGGTTTCTTTCAAAGGGGAAAGTAGGCTCTTCAGTCTCAGTATCCTCTGGGAAAGAAAGCTATAGAGATTCTAGTGTTTTACCCGGGATTCAGGGTAAGGGTCATCAGGTTCTTGCTCGGTGGGTTTGGAAATACTTTTCTAGCAGCAATGCGGATAGATCAGGCAATCATCGCGTTGTTCTTAGTGAGAAATC GCCACTGTACTTCCAACATGATGGCCATTCAAGAACCATTGTTGGCATTCAAACTAAGTCTGAGAGGAACGGGATGCAGCAGTACAACTTACTAATTCTGGATCCTGGTGAA AGAACAGGAGCTCTGGAGAAATCTCTGAGGGAAAATGCTGGTTGGCAGAAATTGATAAAGAGAGGCACGCACACTTTGAAGAAGCCGCAATACCAG